One genomic region from Papaver somniferum cultivar HN1 unplaced genomic scaffold, ASM357369v1 unplaced-scaffold_24, whole genome shotgun sequence encodes:
- the LOC113340907 gene encoding uncharacterized protein LOC113340907 isoform X3: MGRTSSKRRARDIDDVENLNKAFEQVFTLDDKGVQIDVSSRSERTSSTTKKRRNRRRKKLRERIMEQHVPSKNQQLTAHLIFLRRKLGLASIAPPSSKKLDINKQVSFVKMFHKKLESIDSSSTGADVMRRLGLPLPVAKQDSKMSVSCQGEAEKYKEILAIEALNWLAAQPLQKKQRSLLIPDSEQTTAKLTSTLDTEFSRLRLKI, translated from the exons ATGGGGCGGACATCAAGCAAAAGGCGAGCTAG GGACATTGATGATGTTGAAAATCTTAACAAGGCTTTCGAGCAAGTATTTACTCTCGATGATAAAGG TGTGCAAATCGATGTATCAAGCAGGAGTGAAAGGACTTCATCTACTACTAAGAAAAggcgaaatagaagaagaaaaaaattaagagAGAGAATCATGGAGCAACATGTTCCATCCAAGAACCAACAACTAACAGCACATTTAATCTTCTTAAGAAGAAAACTGGGATTAGCATCCATAGCCCCACCTTCAAGTAAAAAACTAGACATCAATAAACAAGTATCATTTGTGAAGATGTTCCATAAAAAATTAGAATCAATCGACTCTAGTTCTACAGGGGCCGACGTTATGAGGAGATTAGGTCTTCCACTGCCAGTTGCAAAGCAAGACTCAAAAATGTCAGTGAGCTGCCAAGGAGAAGCAGAGAAGTATAAAGAGATTCTTGCAATTGAAGCTTTAAACTGGTTAGCAGCTCAGCCTCTTCAGAAGAAGCAAAGATCATTGTTAATACCCGACAGTGAACAAACGACAGCGAAACTGACTTCTACTTTGGACACAGAGTTCAGCAGATTACGTCTGAAGATATGA
- the LOC113340907 gene encoding uncharacterized protein LOC113340907 isoform X1 — translation MGRTSSKRRARDIDDVENLNKAFEQVFTLDDKGTNSGRNNGVEIICKEQTSSVQIDVSSRSERTSSTTKKRRNRRRKKLRERIMEQHVPSKNQQLTAHLIFLRRKLGLASIAPPSSKKLDINKQVSFVKMFHKKLESIDSSSTGADVMRRLGLPLPVAKQDSKMSVSCQGEAEKYKEILAIEALNWLAAQPLQKKQRSLLIPDSEQTTAKLTSTLDTEFSRLRLKI, via the exons ATGGGGCGGACATCAAGCAAAAGGCGAGCTAG GGACATTGATGATGTTGAAAATCTTAACAAGGCTTTCGAGCAAGTATTTACTCTCGATGATAAAGG GACAAATTCAGGCAGAAACAATGGGGTTGAGATAATTTGCAAGGAACAAACGTCTAG TGTGCAAATCGATGTATCAAGCAGGAGTGAAAGGACTTCATCTACTACTAAGAAAAggcgaaatagaagaagaaaaaaattaagagAGAGAATCATGGAGCAACATGTTCCATCCAAGAACCAACAACTAACAGCACATTTAATCTTCTTAAGAAGAAAACTGGGATTAGCATCCATAGCCCCACCTTCAAGTAAAAAACTAGACATCAATAAACAAGTATCATTTGTGAAGATGTTCCATAAAAAATTAGAATCAATCGACTCTAGTTCTACAGGGGCCGACGTTATGAGGAGATTAGGTCTTCCACTGCCAGTTGCAAAGCAAGACTCAAAAATGTCAGTGAGCTGCCAAGGAGAAGCAGAGAAGTATAAAGAGATTCTTGCAATTGAAGCTTTAAACTGGTTAGCAGCTCAGCCTCTTCAGAAGAAGCAAAGATCATTGTTAATACCCGACAGTGAACAAACGACAGCGAAACTGACTTCTACTTTGGACACAGAGTTCAGCAGATTACGTCTGAAGATATGA
- the LOC113340907 gene encoding uncharacterized protein LOC113340907 isoform X2 — MMLKILTRLSSKYLLSMIKGRNNGVEIICKEQTSSVQIDVSSRSERTSSTTKKRRNRRRKKLRERIMEQHVPSKNQQLTAHLIFLRRKLGLASIAPPSSKKLDINKQVSFVKMFHKKLESIDSSSTGADVMRRLGLPLPVAKQDSKMSVSCQGEAEKYKEILAIEALNWLAAQPLQKKQRSLLIPDSEQTTAKLTSTLDTEFSRLRLKI; from the exons ATGATGTTGAAAATCTTAACAAGGCTTTCGAGCAAGTATTTACTCTCGATGATAAAGG GCAGAAACAATGGGGTTGAGATAATTTGCAAGGAACAAACGTCTAG TGTGCAAATCGATGTATCAAGCAGGAGTGAAAGGACTTCATCTACTACTAAGAAAAggcgaaatagaagaagaaaaaaattaagagAGAGAATCATGGAGCAACATGTTCCATCCAAGAACCAACAACTAACAGCACATTTAATCTTCTTAAGAAGAAAACTGGGATTAGCATCCATAGCCCCACCTTCAAGTAAAAAACTAGACATCAATAAACAAGTATCATTTGTGAAGATGTTCCATAAAAAATTAGAATCAATCGACTCTAGTTCTACAGGGGCCGACGTTATGAGGAGATTAGGTCTTCCACTGCCAGTTGCAAAGCAAGACTCAAAAATGTCAGTGAGCTGCCAAGGAGAAGCAGAGAAGTATAAAGAGATTCTTGCAATTGAAGCTTTAAACTGGTTAGCAGCTCAGCCTCTTCAGAAGAAGCAAAGATCATTGTTAATACCCGACAGTGAACAAACGACAGCGAAACTGACTTCTACTTTGGACACAGAGTTCAGCAGATTACGTCTGAAGATATGA
- the LOC113340907 gene encoding uncharacterized protein LOC113340907 isoform X4: MVQAGRNNGVEIICKEQTSSVQIDVSSRSERTSSTTKKRRNRRRKKLRERIMEQHVPSKNQQLTAHLIFLRRKLGLASIAPPSSKKLDINKQVSFVKMFHKKLESIDSSSTGADVMRRLGLPLPVAKQDSKMSVSCQGEAEKYKEILAIEALNWLAAQPLQKKQRSLLIPDSEQTTAKLTSTLDTEFSRLRLKI; this comes from the exons ATGGTACAAGCTG GCAGAAACAATGGGGTTGAGATAATTTGCAAGGAACAAACGTCTAG TGTGCAAATCGATGTATCAAGCAGGAGTGAAAGGACTTCATCTACTACTAAGAAAAggcgaaatagaagaagaaaaaaattaagagAGAGAATCATGGAGCAACATGTTCCATCCAAGAACCAACAACTAACAGCACATTTAATCTTCTTAAGAAGAAAACTGGGATTAGCATCCATAGCCCCACCTTCAAGTAAAAAACTAGACATCAATAAACAAGTATCATTTGTGAAGATGTTCCATAAAAAATTAGAATCAATCGACTCTAGTTCTACAGGGGCCGACGTTATGAGGAGATTAGGTCTTCCACTGCCAGTTGCAAAGCAAGACTCAAAAATGTCAGTGAGCTGCCAAGGAGAAGCAGAGAAGTATAAAGAGATTCTTGCAATTGAAGCTTTAAACTGGTTAGCAGCTCAGCCTCTTCAGAAGAAGCAAAGATCATTGTTAATACCCGACAGTGAACAAACGACAGCGAAACTGACTTCTACTTTGGACACAGAGTTCAGCAGATTACGTCTGAAGATATGA